GCGCCCCTGCGAGATCTCCGGCTGGTACGGCGTGTAGGCGGTGTACCAGGCCGGGTTCTCCATGACGTTGCGCAGGATGACGGGCGGCGTGAAGGTGCCGTAGTAACCGAGCCCGATCATGGAATCGAGCACCTGGTTCCGGTCGGCCAGCGACCGCAGCTCGGCCAGCACCTCGGCCTCGGTACGCCCGTCCGGCAGCTCCAGGGCATCGGCGTTCTTGATCACATCCGGCACCGCGGCGGCGGTGAGCTCGTCCAGCGAGCCGTAGCCGACCTGCGCGAGCATCTTGGCCCGCGCCTCATGATCAGGGCCGATGTGACGCTGCTCGAAGGGAATGCCCTGTTCGAGCTCGGAGAGCGGAATGCGGTGGGCGGTCATTGCGGAGGCCTCCTGGTCTGACACGACCTGCGAGGGGTACCCCGGCGCGGGTACCCCGACGGCCTCCCCCTCTGTCATCTCAACCTGAGAGCTTCACCGGGCCGCCCGAGGGCCGCCGGCTTTCACCGTCGGTGAGAGCGGAAGCTGTGGACACCCGCTCTGCTTTCCAGAGTGACCTCGTCCGCGCGGTACGTGAGCCTGAGAGATTCCGGGGAGGATTTGCTCCTTCGGCGCCTCCGATGTTGTCTGGAGGACTCTCCCGCGCGGGGTCAGCAGCCGCTCGCAAGCCTACCAGCGAGGCCACCGCACGAGTCTTCGAGTGGCCGCACACCCCGATGTGCTCTTTCGTAGTGCTTACGACCGCTTCGGATGAGGTGCGACCAAGTGGAGGGCCCGTGCAGACCGACATCGATCCGCGCAACCTGATCGGCCGCAAGGCGTTCGACCGCAACGGCACCAAGATCGGAACCGTCGACGAGGTCTACCTCGACGACGCGACCGGCGTGCCGGAGTGGGCTGCCATACGTACCGGCCTCTTCTCCCGGGACGCCTTCGTCCCCCTGGGGCCCAGCGAACTGGTCGACGGCACCCTGCACGTCCCCTTCGACCGCGCCCTCATCAAAGACGCCCCCGACTTCGGCGTAGGCCGCCACCTCTCCCCCGAACAGGAGCTCCAGCTCTACCACCACTACGGTCTCGACGTGGCCGCACCGCCCCCGTTCCCCGACCGGGACTTCGGCAAGCTGGCGGGCACGGAGGACGCGGAGGCCTGAGCGCCCGGCACATCCTCTGTCACGGGTGGTGCGTGGGAACCCAGCGCCTCCACCAGGGGCAACGGATCAGCGGGCTCCAGCGCAGGATCCTCGACGAGAAACGTCCGTACCCGCCCCGGCTCCGCATACGGCGTCTCGAACCGCACGGTCACCCGCCCCAGCCCGCTTCCCTGC
This portion of the Streptomyces canus genome encodes:
- a CDS encoding PRC-barrel domain-containing protein encodes the protein MQTDIDPRNLIGRKAFDRNGTKIGTVDEVYLDDATGVPEWAAIRTGLFSRDAFVPLGPSELVDGTLHVPFDRALIKDAPDFGVGRHLSPEQELQLYHHYGLDVAAPPPFPDRDFGKLAGTEDAEA